A stretch of the Lolium perenne isolate Kyuss_39 chromosome 3, Kyuss_2.0, whole genome shotgun sequence genome encodes the following:
- the LOC127340524 gene encoding uncharacterized protein has protein sequence MTGDLPGDLLGDIYRRCSSPYDRVRFAAVCKSWRAAASCQPELPAVPLLYPSTGDGFLDKKAQAYNPEDGGVLRAGLPWFSYGKRVVGSYQGSWVALAADDWVEIRNLFTGARAPGKGRIACTCPASPQFTGKIIITKLVFSKYPTSDDCILAAITTGCKIALRTLACSSAGWTTLGCGTGMRLVDIAFSNGELYGLTSDGMLYKAVISINESNDKVDIALHKLEIKIPMMFGARYIFELGDKLAAAYEVRPEGRWKARTFKVFELVNAQLSKYTWVEVMSLGDHALFLGPGCCKAVCVSASVCLSMHVPRA, from the exons ATGACCGGCGACCTCCCAGGCGACCTCCTTGGGGACATCTACCGCCGGTGCTCCTCCCCCTATGACCGTGTCCGCTTCGCCGCTGTCTGCAAATCGTGGCGCGCCGCCGCGTCATGCCAGCCAGAGCTGCCGGCGGTGCCGCTGCTGTACCCTTCAACGGGCGACGGCTTTCTTGACAAGAAAGCGCAAGCATACAACCCTGAGGACGGCGGGGTGCTGCGTGCCGGGCTCCCATGGTTCTCATACGGCAAGCGGGTCGTCGGGTCCTACCAAGGCAGCTGGGTCGCCCTGGCAGCGGACGACTGGGTCGAGATCAGAAACCTCTTTACCGGTGCCCGGGCGCCGGGGAAAGGACGCATCGCCTGCACATGTCCAGCTTCTCCGCAATTCACCGGCAAAATAATCATTACAAAGCTCGTGTTCTCGAAATACCCTACCTCGGACGACTGCATCCTCGCAGCCATAACCACAGGTTGCAAGATAGCGCTCCGCACGCTTGCCTGCTCTAGCGCTGGGTGGACGACGCTAGGATGTGGCACGGGCATGAGGCTCGTAGATATCGCCTTCTCCAACGGTGAGCTCTATGGCCTCACGAGTGATGGCATGTTATACAAGGCCGTCATTAGCATCAACGAGAGTAATGATAAGGTGGACATCGCTCTCCACAAACTGGAAATCAAAATACCTATGATGTTTGGTGCACGGTACATCTTCGAGCTGGGCGACAAGCTCGCAGCAGCCTATGAGGTTAGACCGGAAGGCAGGTGGAAGGCTCGAACTTTTAAGGTGTTCGAGCTCGTCAACGCACAGCTATCCAAATACACATGGGTAGAGGTGATGAGCTTGGGCGACCACGCCTTGTTCCTGGGGCCAGGCTGTTGCAAGGCGGTGTGCGTGTCAGCTTCGG TTTGTCTATCCATGCATGTACCGCGCGCGTGA
- the LOC127340525 gene encoding 3'-5' exonuclease-like: MVKLARALDFPRSEIYYDVMEKMNFKITYTLRATRVETWIRAIRRDFLDAAEIKVVGLDCEFTDPRKDNQRATILELSVAQHSLVFHIVDADEVPQLLIDFLADKKIKLYGASIHNDVDMLQTYGISIPSTINLQQILQNPVPRKQTPSLIDLANHYIGTDLEQKKKFNYKKNKSPKTSKELEEEALIFGWSIFPLSHKQLQYAALDARLGFELGRRHFRAVGYNSHMDRLRLNIYE, from the exons ATGGTCAAGCTCGCGCGCGCCCTCGACTTCCCTCGATCTGAAATCTACTACGATGTCATGGAGAAGATGAATTTCAAGATCACGTACACCCTCCGTGCGACGAGGGTGGAGACGTGGATCCGCGCCATCAGGAGGGATTTCCTCGACGCCGCGGAAATCAAG GTCGTCGGCTTGGACTGTGAGTTCACCGACCCTCGCAAGGATAACCAACGCGCTACCATCCTGGAACTCTCCGTCGCGCAACACAGTCTGGTCTTCCATATTGTGGATGCCGATGAAGTGCCACAACTGCTCATCGATTTCCTTGCGGACAAGAAAATCAAATTATATGGCGCATCAATACATAATGATGTGGATATGTTGCAGACCTACGGAATTAGTATTCCGTCTACGATCAACCTTCAGCAGATCCTCCAGAACCCCGTCCCAAGAAAGCAGACTCCGAGTTTGATTGATTTGGCAAATCATTATATTGGGACGGATCTCGAGCAGAAGAAAAAGTTTAATTATAAGAAGAACAAGTCACCGAAGACCTCCAAGGAATTAGAAGAAGAGGCACTGATTTTTGGATGGAGCATTTTTCCCTTGAGCCATAAGCAATTGCAGTATGCCGCTCTCGACGCTCGCCTCGGCTTCGAGCTGGGTAGGAGGCATTTTCGGGCAGTTGGCTACAATAGCCATATGGATCGCCTCAGACTTAATATTTATGAGTAG
- the LOC127340523 gene encoding uncharacterized protein produces MEHLVRDPALRTRVYHLKAEGMAFKVTVALRARRVEKWIRGVTSDFLDAAMTKCVTLDCEFTDPRVVLKDFLQDRNIRLCGVAIGNDVKMLSLYGIRITSAYDLQKVVPNPTTKPTPSLYDLANYTIGTNLEKKKKKKYNKKMMDVAPQEKEDYLIF; encoded by the exons ATGGAGCACCTCGTGCGCGACCCGGCTCTTCGGACTCGGGTGTACCACCTCAAGGCCGAAGGGATGGCGTTCAAAGTCACGGTCGCGCTCCGTGCAAGAAGGGTGGAGAAGTGGATCCGCGGCGTGACGAGTGACTTCCTCGATGCCGCAatgaccaagtgcgtcaccttggactgCGAGTTCACCGACCCTCGCGTGG TGCTCAAGGATTTCTTGCAGGACAGGAACATCAGATTGTGCGGTGTCGCTATCGGCAATGATGTGAAAATGCTAAGTCTCTACGGCATTCGTATCACTTCTGCGTACGACCTCCAAAAGGTAGTACCGAACCCCACCACCAAGCCCACTCCAAGTCTATATGATCTGGCAAACTATACCATTGGGACAAAccttgagaagaagaagaagaagaagtacaaCAAGAAGATGATGGACGTCGCCCCGCAAGAAAAAGAAGATTACCTCATTTTTTGA